One window of the Sphaerochaeta associata genome contains the following:
- a CDS encoding ABC transporter substrate-binding protein, with translation MKKTLVLLLIALLAMGTVFAAGSKEAAAQTGPVTLRLSWWGGDSRHTPTLKAMEAYTAQNPNVRLEGEYGGWDGYYQKIVTQIAGGTAADIIQIDQPWLAELASKGDVFATIDSSMVDLSQFDADFLKNYCTYEGKLLGLPTGTNVNTLIVDPAMLSSFGIDPNTVWTWDNIITEGRKINAQDKTAYFSGATPDILRYWFEIYIAQLAGAVVDSNKKVAFTQAQGTEAFTYFKRWFDEGIVAPFSQTSLFYQKFQENPSWINGKMATSWTWVSSMDKDIGARKMETRQFPVMAGAKNSGVLMRPSQIFVVNNNSKNKAEAIKVLNYLFTDAQALELLGLARGIPSTVVGRSVLAQKGMITTMAENATNEGIAQAGLPQSVYQMNSEVMQVMQDVIDEFGFGKLTPAEASAKLIKNLEATLASL, from the coding sequence ATGAAAAAGACCCTAGTACTGCTTCTCATCGCCCTTCTGGCAATGGGAACTGTGTTTGCAGCTGGATCGAAAGAAGCTGCAGCACAAACCGGACCTGTCACCCTCAGACTCAGCTGGTGGGGTGGAGACTCCCGCCACACGCCGACCCTCAAGGCCATGGAAGCCTATACCGCACAGAACCCCAACGTGAGGTTGGAAGGCGAGTACGGCGGATGGGACGGCTACTATCAGAAGATTGTCACCCAGATCGCCGGCGGCACCGCTGCCGACATCATCCAGATCGACCAGCCCTGGCTTGCCGAGCTCGCCTCCAAGGGAGACGTATTTGCAACCATCGACAGCTCCATGGTCGACCTCTCCCAGTTCGATGCAGACTTCCTCAAGAACTACTGCACCTACGAAGGCAAGCTGCTCGGTCTTCCCACCGGAACCAACGTCAACACCCTCATCGTCGACCCGGCCATGCTCTCTTCGTTCGGCATCGATCCCAATACCGTATGGACTTGGGACAATATCATCACCGAGGGCAGGAAGATCAACGCACAGGACAAGACTGCCTACTTCAGCGGAGCAACTCCGGACATCCTTCGCTACTGGTTTGAAATCTACATTGCACAGCTTGCCGGCGCAGTTGTAGACAGCAACAAGAAGGTTGCATTCACCCAGGCTCAAGGTACCGAAGCTTTCACCTATTTCAAGCGTTGGTTCGACGAAGGCATTGTAGCTCCCTTCAGCCAGACATCCCTCTTCTACCAGAAGTTCCAGGAGAACCCGAGTTGGATCAACGGCAAGATGGCCACCAGCTGGACTTGGGTAAGCTCCATGGACAAGGACATCGGAGCCAGGAAGATGGAAACCCGTCAGTTCCCCGTGATGGCAGGAGCCAAGAACAGCGGAGTCCTGATGAGACCGTCCCAGATCTTCGTTGTCAACAACAACTCCAAGAACAAGGCAGAGGCCATCAAGGTCCTGAACTACCTGTTCACCGACGCCCAGGCGCTTGAGCTGCTCGGCCTTGCCCGCGGCATTCCTTCCACCGTGGTCGGAAGAAGCGTCCTTGCACAGAAAGGCATGATCACAACCATGGCGGAGAATGCTACCAATGAAGGCATCGCCCAGGCAGGCCTTCCTCAGAGCGTCTACCAGATGAACAGCGAAGTCATGCAGGTCATGCAGGACGTCATTGATGAGTTCGGATTCGGCAAGCTCACACCCGCCGAGGCTTCCGCAAAGCTGATCAAGAATCTTGAGGCCACCCTCGCATCACTGTAA
- a CDS encoding ATP-binding cassette domain-containing protein, which translates to MSNELFRAVNISVEKNNQRKLSQVNFSLHSEKVLGIFGLYDSGKRTILDAITGKVALDNGFFFVRGKTYHKGMNEFNELKLQRVSNTSSLIQGLSIWENLVVLKNHGYRQVFLHKTFIIKEVEECLQAFLLPFNPIQLVSTLTPLQQFFIELLRSYFLGTHIILIDDLSLELSREELELLSQFINRLKKRGLAILVTSRKVTILKAISDTIVFLSTGSIVHALENVSLVSVERIDSILMNIFPDKHSLKHVPIQRDAIVIRADGMPFGNDTSSFVLYEGEVVACIDPFKMVSDVLEKTITASAKNNQFRVRGKLQKHLGWRDRVVFVNFSVEGKTFHSIPQLHNLCFPLLSRLTRCGFYSHRYEAFVAKDFSKWAQQDMSPLLASRVKELTKRDIISIILYRLHLANPEAIFCQDPWNDTDYLSGRAIYRELETQAHKNKKAVCFIISNIENLDDFADRYLVISRDGTLYETAFDDIRKTVFKYDQAVDTL; encoded by the coding sequence ATGAGTAATGAACTTTTTCGTGCAGTTAACATTAGTGTCGAGAAGAATAACCAACGGAAATTAAGTCAAGTAAATTTCTCCCTTCATTCCGAGAAAGTACTAGGAATTTTTGGCTTATATGATTCCGGAAAGCGGACGATCCTAGATGCTATTACCGGTAAGGTCGCACTTGATAATGGGTTCTTCTTCGTACGAGGAAAAACCTATCACAAAGGCATGAATGAGTTCAACGAGTTAAAGCTTCAGCGTGTTTCCAATACATCCTCACTGATTCAAGGCCTTTCCATTTGGGAGAATCTAGTTGTCCTCAAAAACCATGGATACCGACAAGTATTTCTTCATAAGACATTTATAATCAAAGAAGTTGAAGAATGCCTGCAAGCCTTCCTGCTGCCATTCAATCCTATTCAGCTTGTAAGTACACTCACCCCATTGCAACAGTTTTTCATCGAATTGCTTCGCTCCTATTTTCTTGGAACCCATATCATTCTAATCGACGATCTTTCACTTGAGCTATCGCGAGAGGAATTGGAATTACTCTCCCAGTTTATCAATCGACTGAAGAAGAGGGGGCTTGCCATTCTTGTGACAAGCAGAAAAGTAACAATATTAAAAGCTATTTCAGATACCATCGTTTTTCTCTCAACTGGTAGCATTGTGCATGCACTTGAGAATGTTTCGCTGGTTTCTGTAGAGCGAATTGATTCCATTCTTATGAACATTTTCCCTGATAAACATAGTTTGAAGCATGTACCAATACAAAGAGATGCCATCGTCATTAGGGCAGACGGGATGCCTTTCGGCAATGACACGAGTTCGTTTGTATTGTATGAAGGAGAAGTTGTTGCATGCATAGATCCTTTCAAGATGGTTAGTGATGTGTTGGAAAAAACCATTACGGCTAGCGCTAAAAACAATCAATTCAGAGTACGGGGAAAGTTACAAAAGCATCTTGGATGGAGGGATAGAGTTGTATTCGTAAATTTCTCAGTTGAAGGAAAAACATTCCATAGCATTCCTCAGTTGCACAATCTTTGCTTTCCCCTGCTATCCCGTTTGACTCGGTGTGGATTCTACTCACACCGATATGAAGCATTCGTTGCGAAAGACTTCTCAAAATGGGCACAGCAGGATATGAGTCCACTTTTAGCATCCCGCGTAAAGGAACTTACTAAACGAGACATTATTTCCATTATCTTGTACCGCCTTCACCTTGCCAACCCGGAAGCAATCTTTTGTCAAGATCCATGGAATGACACCGATTACCTCTCAGGGAGGGCTATTTATCGTGAGCTCGAAACACAAGCACATAAGAATAAAAAAGCCGTTTGCTTTATTATTTCCAATATTGAGAACCTCGATGATTTTGCCGACAGATATTTAGTCATTTCAAGAGATGGGACCCTATACGAAACAGCATTTGATGACATTAGAAAAACTGTATTTAAGTATGACCAAGCAGTAGATACTCTCTAG
- a CDS encoding carbohydrate ABC transporter permease: MHIRKRYNYTGYLYILPWIIGFLVLQLVPLINSFWYSFTNFQLLGDPKFLGLENYKKIFTADPTFLQSLKVTSYYVLIAVPLKISFALVIAIILNQNIKGINLFRTLYYIPSILGGSVAISVLWKYLFMNQGVVNNLIGIFGIKAVDWLGDPRYALGTISLVTVWQFGSSMLLFLAGLKQIPVSQYEAARIDGAGRMRIFWQITIPELSPIILFNLIMQMINAFQDFTSAFVITQGGPLKSTYLYGLMLYDQGFKFFKMGYSSALSWILFAIILFFTSLTFRSSESWVHYGDSL, translated from the coding sequence ATGCATATACGCAAACGTTACAACTACACGGGATACCTGTACATCCTGCCTTGGATCATTGGGTTTCTGGTTCTCCAGCTCGTTCCCCTGATCAACTCGTTCTGGTACTCCTTCACCAATTTTCAACTCTTGGGAGACCCTAAGTTTTTGGGTCTGGAAAACTACAAGAAAATCTTTACCGCCGACCCGACGTTTCTGCAGTCGCTGAAAGTCACCTCATACTATGTCCTGATCGCCGTCCCGCTCAAGATCTCCTTCGCCCTGGTCATAGCGATCATCCTGAATCAGAACATCAAGGGTATCAACCTGTTTCGTACCCTCTACTACATACCATCCATCCTCGGCGGCAGCGTCGCCATCAGCGTACTGTGGAAGTACCTGTTTATGAACCAAGGGGTGGTGAACAACCTTATAGGCATCTTCGGCATCAAGGCCGTGGATTGGCTGGGCGATCCCCGCTATGCACTGGGAACCATCAGCCTGGTCACCGTTTGGCAGTTCGGCTCTTCCATGCTGCTCTTTCTGGCAGGACTGAAACAGATACCCGTCAGCCAGTATGAGGCTGCACGCATAGATGGGGCGGGGCGGATGCGCATCTTCTGGCAAATCACCATACCCGAGCTCTCTCCGATAATCCTGTTCAACCTCATCATGCAGATGATCAACGCCTTCCAGGACTTTACCAGTGCATTCGTCATCACCCAGGGAGGTCCGCTCAAGTCGACCTACCTCTATGGCCTCATGCTCTACGACCAAGGCTTCAAGTTCTTCAAGATGGGCTACTCCTCTGCTCTCTCGTGGATCCTGTTCGCCATCATCCTCTTCTTCACCAGCCTGACCTTCCGCTCCTCCGAGTCCTGGGTCCACTATGGAGATTCGCTATGA
- a CDS encoding ABC transporter permease, whose translation MMERFSIRHRLFFKFLNQYVVALFLGSLIIGFSIISHSFLNAENLLFLITHNSPLIIMAVGLSFIMVGGGIDLSLGYQISLCSVVMGYLLANDAHPLVAMAMAVLTGVACGALNAAVIISLNIPPFAATLATQFIFRAVANTISSGRAYTRLPQIGNWNVLKPLLGITTHTWIALLCLLLYGLIFSLTPFGTYVKALGENESAVKRIGIRVNRVKFVSYIIGSFFFAIQAIILTFLNGVASPSTGIGMEIIAITVVFLGCNSLLRNESTNIISPMFHLGLGVMILAVLENGMLLAGWSVNAQLLVRGFVLIFAITLYYRRKINLPHAEDS comes from the coding sequence ATGATGGAAAGATTCAGTATCAGGCACCGGCTCTTTTTCAAATTTCTTAACCAATATGTTGTTGCTCTATTCCTTGGATCCCTCATAATTGGTTTTTCAATCATATCACATTCATTTCTTAACGCTGAAAACCTGCTCTTTTTAATTACTCATAACTCCCCATTGATTATTATGGCAGTGGGACTTTCATTCATCATGGTAGGAGGAGGCATCGACCTGTCATTGGGATACCAAATTTCATTGTGCTCTGTAGTCATGGGATATCTTCTTGCGAATGATGCTCACCCACTGGTAGCTATGGCGATGGCTGTTCTCACTGGTGTTGCATGCGGAGCATTGAATGCTGCAGTCATTATCTCCCTAAATATTCCTCCATTTGCTGCCACACTGGCAACACAGTTTATCTTTCGTGCAGTAGCTAATACCATCTCGTCCGGCCGAGCTTATACACGTTTGCCACAGATCGGAAACTGGAATGTACTGAAACCGTTGCTTGGAATAACAACTCATACATGGATTGCTTTACTCTGTTTGCTTCTCTATGGCCTGATATTTTCACTGACCCCTTTTGGAACATATGTGAAGGCCTTGGGCGAGAATGAATCTGCTGTAAAACGTATCGGAATCAGGGTAAATAGAGTCAAATTTGTTTCCTATATTATCGGGAGTTTCTTTTTTGCCATCCAAGCAATCATACTCACATTCCTGAACGGGGTGGCCAGCCCCTCGACAGGAATCGGCATGGAAATCATTGCCATCACTGTAGTATTTCTCGGATGTAATTCATTGCTAAGAAATGAAAGTACAAACATTATAAGTCCTATGTTTCACTTGGGATTAGGAGTGATGATCTTAGCCGTTCTAGAAAATGGTATGCTCTTGGCCGGCTGGAGTGTCAATGCACAATTACTGGTACGAGGCTTTGTCTTAATTTTTGCAATTACACTCTACTATCGACGCAAAATCAATCTACCTCATGCTGAAGACTCCTAA
- a CDS encoding carbohydrate ABC transporter permease, whose translation MIKRKTPLSRFLSYFFLIALAYIMTYPLLWMIGAAFKSNEEIFGTIGLLPKNPMFGAFAAGWKGTGQYGFSTFLYNTFLMVIPTVLFTAISATLIGYGFARFEFPFKKTLFTIMLSTMMLPATVILIPRYIFFRNLGWLDSYLPFIVPAMLGCFPFFNFMMVQFFRGLPLELDESGKLDGCNSFIILRDLLLPLCKSAIFSVIVFQFVWTWNDFLNVLIYISSVAKYPVALGLRMTMDISTEFDWNQILAMSLISIAPPIVLFFAAQKYFVEGIATTGMKN comes from the coding sequence ATGATCAAGAGAAAAACCCCTCTATCAAGATTTCTCTCCTATTTCTTCTTGATCGCCCTCGCCTACATCATGACTTATCCGCTTTTGTGGATGATCGGAGCGGCCTTCAAGAGCAACGAGGAGATTTTCGGCACCATCGGCTTGTTGCCCAAGAACCCGATGTTCGGTGCATTTGCCGCAGGATGGAAAGGAACCGGCCAATACGGCTTCTCCACCTTCCTGTACAACACCTTTTTGATGGTCATCCCCACCGTCTTGTTCACCGCAATCAGCGCGACCTTGATCGGTTATGGCTTTGCACGCTTTGAGTTTCCCTTCAAGAAGACGCTGTTCACCATCATGCTCTCCACGATGATGCTGCCGGCGACCGTCATCCTCATCCCCCGCTACATCTTTTTCCGCAACCTGGGGTGGCTGGACTCCTACCTGCCGTTCATTGTTCCTGCGATGCTGGGCTGCTTTCCCTTCTTCAACTTCATGATGGTCCAGTTCTTCCGGGGCCTGCCGCTGGAATTGGATGAGTCGGGCAAGCTGGATGGCTGCAACAGCTTCATCATTCTCAGGGACCTGTTGCTTCCACTCTGCAAGTCAGCCATTTTCTCGGTCATCGTCTTCCAGTTCGTCTGGACGTGGAACGACTTTCTGAATGTGTTGATCTATATCAGCAGTGTGGCAAAGTACCCGGTGGCACTGGGCCTGAGAATGACGATGGACATCTCCACCGAGTTCGACTGGAACCAGATCCTGGCGATGAGCCTGATCTCGATCGCTCCTCCGATCGTATTGTTCTTCGCCGCCCAAAAGTATTTTGTCGAGGGTATTGCCACCACCGGCATGAAGAACTGA
- a CDS encoding response regulator, whose amino-acid sequence MKLKVIIADDEHRICQMLARFIDCEALNLEIVDMASDGEELLSKIRTENPDIVITDICMPKESGMEVIRQAVQMGLTCKFIIISGFRQFDYAYTALKYDVSDYLLKPVDKNELNTALGKIAWQLRHKNESIPSGKEQDIHHYFILKGAKKLLAKPVALGELNTTYRTNFQKGLFQVILIRIDSIGKPRSIPENPASIHREVQNKIIGHLSPYCHDIIATREWDDIIAILNYPERNTESLQSVLYELFSVVKRNVEMFGGVTATLCIGSAYADINKIDTSKTEATDAAWKRMASKLGTIITAEAHGSEHQPSLEPTLHALEQRIQKAFETLNIKEYSTCIEELFSFPSQVISSSEVKHFVRSIPELFFEQHESTLAEMYTIEHIAKEIRYELRMVTSFTTCRSTLIRVLSGLMDEVRDHMYQRNTKPIRLAMDFVKSKYANPITLDDVASEVGLSSVYFSSIFKKETSQNFTDFLMEYRMTIAKNLLKSSNLSIKEIAHEVSFLDPRYFSKVFKKIVGIKPTDYKKIYS is encoded by the coding sequence ATGAAATTAAAAGTTATCATAGCTGACGATGAACATAGAATATGCCAAATGCTTGCGAGATTCATTGATTGTGAGGCGCTGAACCTTGAAATTGTAGATATGGCTTCTGATGGGGAAGAGTTGCTGAGCAAAATCAGAACAGAAAATCCAGATATCGTAATAACCGATATTTGCATGCCAAAAGAAAGTGGGATGGAGGTAATTCGTCAAGCAGTTCAAATGGGACTAACTTGTAAATTCATCATAATCAGCGGCTTTCGCCAATTTGATTATGCGTATACTGCGCTTAAATATGATGTTTCTGATTATTTACTCAAACCAGTAGACAAAAACGAATTAAACACTGCATTAGGGAAGATTGCATGGCAGTTACGACATAAAAATGAGAGTATTCCCAGCGGTAAAGAACAGGACATACATCATTATTTCATTCTCAAAGGCGCAAAAAAACTTCTTGCAAAACCAGTTGCTCTGGGAGAACTCAATACAACATACAGAACCAATTTTCAAAAAGGCCTTTTTCAAGTAATTCTCATTCGCATCGATAGTATCGGGAAACCCCGTTCTATTCCAGAAAATCCAGCATCCATTCATCGTGAAGTCCAGAACAAAATTATTGGACATTTGTCTCCGTATTGTCATGATATTATTGCAACAAGAGAGTGGGATGATATCATTGCAATCCTCAATTATCCTGAACGGAATACTGAATCGCTACAATCAGTATTGTATGAGTTGTTTTCCGTCGTCAAACGTAACGTTGAAATGTTTGGTGGAGTTACAGCCACTCTGTGTATCGGTAGTGCTTATGCGGACATCAATAAAATTGACACATCAAAAACTGAAGCAACAGATGCTGCTTGGAAACGGATGGCATCAAAACTGGGAACCATCATCACTGCTGAGGCTCATGGATCCGAACACCAACCATCCCTCGAGCCTACACTACATGCATTGGAACAGCGAATCCAGAAAGCATTCGAGACTTTGAATATCAAAGAGTATTCGACGTGTATTGAGGAACTCTTCTCCTTCCCGTCGCAAGTAATCAGTAGCAGTGAGGTCAAGCACTTTGTCAGAAGCATCCCAGAACTTTTCTTTGAACAACATGAAAGTACACTCGCCGAGATGTATACCATAGAGCACATTGCAAAGGAAATTAGATATGAACTGCGAATGGTTACATCGTTTACCACATGCCGTAGTACACTTATTCGAGTGTTGTCTGGTTTGATGGACGAAGTCCGTGACCATATGTATCAAAGAAACACAAAGCCAATTCGATTAGCTATGGATTTCGTAAAAAGCAAGTATGCCAATCCAATCACCCTCGACGATGTAGCTTCTGAAGTAGGCTTAAGCTCGGTCTATTTCTCCTCCATCTTCAAGAAGGAAACCAGCCAGAATTTCACTGATTTCTTGATGGAGTATCGTATGACTATTGCTAAGAATTTATTGAAAAGCAGCAATCTGAGTATTAAGGAAATCGCTCATGAGGTAAGCTTTTTAGACCCTAGATATTTCAGCAAAGTGTTTAAAAAGATTGTGGGGATTAAGCCGACAGACTATAAGAAAATCTACAGTTAG
- a CDS encoding substrate-binding domain-containing protein, with product MRKNTLLYILYLLMILLSFGCSNKKDVQKPLAGLSLLTSSDSFASEIAQTFEKTMNDYGFRTQILFCDNSIETQQRQIANFIANNAKLIFIHCAGDGNDYCEVFTRARNNGTKVVVIARDLLDCTDVQSVGDSLLKGVAKAEMVSQFLDTAFPDAADGSVNVLLLERLTKTGYIMTSAGMKLLQEKFIRHFDYKSLDFQKYEIEAAITYIDNTGEEYEVDEPAGGLMLDETGHAVLNPYYDSRIRLYSAGNKDIQTVLEGQEAVDEFIARPEGSTLHIVMAFSGDAAIGANQRMMRYVRDGKIQSGITQLAVFGSDDTEANRALLLESGLNESVFRGFVGYRSIAWEVETMLRMAIEQEGRQVLELEVTKTRYDAQEQVIKQEIGSYDFLKKYQLFQNWI from the coding sequence GTGCGTAAAAATACCTTGCTGTATATACTCTATTTGCTCATGATTCTCTTAAGTTTCGGGTGCAGCAACAAAAAAGATGTACAAAAACCACTTGCTGGCTTAAGTCTGCTTACCAGTTCAGATTCTTTTGCATCGGAGATTGCTCAAACTTTTGAGAAAACTATGAATGATTATGGCTTCCGGACGCAAATCCTATTTTGTGACAATAGCATTGAAACCCAGCAACGGCAAATTGCAAATTTCATTGCCAATAACGCAAAACTGATTTTTATCCATTGTGCGGGCGACGGGAACGACTACTGTGAAGTCTTTACTCGGGCAAGAAATAATGGCACCAAAGTGGTGGTGATTGCTCGCGACCTCCTTGATTGTACTGATGTACAATCCGTTGGTGATAGTTTATTAAAAGGTGTAGCTAAAGCTGAAATGGTGAGCCAATTCTTGGATACAGCGTTTCCCGACGCTGCAGATGGTAGTGTAAACGTATTGCTTTTGGAACGTTTGACAAAAACTGGATATATCATGACTTCAGCAGGCATGAAATTACTACAAGAGAAATTTATCAGGCATTTTGATTACAAGAGTTTAGATTTCCAGAAGTATGAGATAGAAGCTGCAATTACTTACATTGACAACACCGGAGAAGAGTATGAGGTCGATGAGCCTGCCGGCGGATTAATGCTTGATGAAACTGGTCATGCGGTTCTAAATCCGTATTATGACTCGAGAATAAGGCTCTATTCTGCTGGCAACAAAGACATCCAAACCGTGTTGGAAGGGCAGGAAGCGGTTGATGAGTTCATTGCAAGGCCGGAAGGCTCAACGCTGCATATAGTCATGGCCTTTAGCGGAGATGCCGCCATCGGGGCAAACCAGAGAATGATGCGCTATGTACGTGATGGTAAGATCCAAAGTGGGATTACCCAATTGGCTGTATTTGGATCAGATGATACAGAAGCGAACAGAGCTCTTTTACTTGAAAGCGGCCTCAATGAAAGTGTGTTTCGAGGTTTTGTTGGATATCGCAGTATTGCATGGGAGGTAGAAACTATGCTGAGAATGGCGATTGAACAAGAAGGGAGGCAGGTTTTGGAACTGGAAGTAACAAAAACAAGGTATGATGCCCAGGAACAAGTAATCAAGCAAGAAATAGGCTCGTATGATTTTCTGAAAAAGTATCAGCTATTTCAGAATTGGATCTAA
- a CDS encoding sensor histidine kinase, translating into MKKYHIISEEKLHRMIDERVANQILEANNNHERELLMKQANIRSLQAQINPHFLYNALECIRAQAIIDGAEEIASITKALSLFFRYNISMKGNLITLQDEFENVQNYMTIQQYRYKDRMSLEIRCDQHDAELMDMLLPKLVLQPLVENSIVHGFRDMTSGAYIIISAEKIANHTSIKVIDNGKGMSIEELNALRDKLRNQESILHDTQDQNENGIALLNVNRRIQLFYGQDYSMNITSCKGEGTQIELFLPRNEISNAYE; encoded by the coding sequence TTGAAAAAATACCATATTATCAGCGAAGAGAAGTTGCATCGAATGATCGATGAGCGAGTCGCAAACCAAATTCTGGAAGCCAACAACAATCACGAACGTGAGTTGCTGATGAAACAAGCGAATATCAGATCTCTACAAGCTCAAATCAATCCCCATTTTCTGTACAACGCTCTTGAGTGCATCCGTGCACAGGCAATAATCGATGGAGCAGAAGAAATCGCTTCAATCACAAAAGCCCTTTCACTTTTCTTTCGATACAATATCAGCATGAAAGGGAACCTGATCACCTTGCAGGATGAATTTGAAAATGTTCAGAACTACATGACTATCCAACAATATCGGTACAAGGACCGCATGTCACTGGAAATTCGGTGTGATCAGCATGACGCAGAACTCATGGATATGCTCTTGCCAAAGCTTGTACTCCAACCGCTTGTGGAGAACTCAATCGTCCATGGGTTCCGTGACATGACAAGCGGAGCATACATCATTATTAGTGCTGAGAAGATTGCGAATCATACCAGTATCAAGGTAATTGACAATGGAAAAGGGATGAGCATTGAAGAATTGAACGCCTTGCGTGATAAATTGAGGAACCAGGAATCCATCCTGCATGATACTCAGGATCAAAATGAGAATGGGATTGCTTTATTGAATGTGAATAGGAGAATCCAACTATTCTACGGTCAAGATTACAGCATGAATATTACCAGTTGCAAAGGTGAAGGAACCCAGATTGAGCTCTTTCTCCCCCGCAATGAAATTTCAAATGCCTATGAGTAA
- a CDS encoding amidohydrolase family protein gives MTYIDAHAHIFEQLCGFGADGELRALPNGKAVWATGEVIDLIPASYGDTTFPAERLLGIMDAHHVEKAVLLQGGFLGFANHYLQEITMKYPTRFRAAATFDPWCRNAQKIMDNLHKSFSIFKFEMSTGCGIMGSHPDFALDNSLMMGFYEQIAAKKGVLVFDLGSPGDGSHQPKAISNIAKHFPALEVVVCHLASPRRHHKIELTEALQTMKAENIHFDLAALHHKVRPEDYPFPTAQAFINLAKSIAGSEHLMWGTDAPSTLVQYSYQQLLDYQLALFSEKEQGMVFWGNAERIYFLR, from the coding sequence ATGACTTATATTGATGCCCATGCCCATATTTTTGAACAGCTGTGCGGCTTTGGAGCCGACGGGGAATTGAGGGCTCTGCCCAATGGAAAGGCTGTCTGGGCCACCGGGGAGGTAATCGACCTCATCCCCGCTTCCTATGGTGACACCACCTTCCCTGCCGAGCGACTTCTGGGAATAATGGACGCCCACCATGTCGAGAAGGCTGTACTGCTGCAGGGTGGTTTTCTAGGCTTTGCCAACCACTATCTCCAAGAAATAACAATGAAATACCCCACCCGCTTCAGAGCTGCCGCCACCTTCGACCCTTGGTGCCGTAACGCACAGAAGATCATGGACAACCTGCACAAGAGCTTTTCCATCTTCAAGTTCGAGATGTCCACCGGCTGCGGCATCATGGGAAGCCACCCCGACTTCGCCTTGGACAACAGTCTGATGATGGGTTTCTACGAGCAGATTGCAGCGAAGAAAGGAGTCCTGGTCTTCGACCTTGGAAGCCCGGGCGACGGTTCCCACCAGCCCAAGGCCATCAGCAACATTGCAAAGCACTTTCCTGCTCTTGAAGTGGTCGTCTGCCATCTGGCGAGCCCCAGAAGGCATCACAAGATAGAGCTTACTGAAGCCCTCCAAACCATGAAAGCAGAGAATATACACTTCGACCTGGCAGCCCTGCACCACAAGGTGCGCCCTGAAGACTATCCCTTCCCGACTGCACAGGCGTTCATCAACTTGGCAAAGAGCATAGCAGGCTCAGAACACCTGATGTGGGGAACCGACGCCCCTTCAACTTTGGTGCAGTACAGCTACCAACAGCTGCTCGATTACCAGTTGGCTCTCTTCAGTGAAAAAGAGCAGGGCATGGTGTTTTGGGGGAATGCCGAACGTATATATTTCTTACGATAA